A section of the Acidobacterium capsulatum ATCC 51196 genome encodes:
- the dnaE gene encoding DNA polymerase III subunit alpha, with protein sequence MAEFTHLHLHTDYSLLDGACDVEKLVGHVASIGQTSVAITDHGNIYGAVHFFEAAKKKGIKPILGCELYICQKEDHRADPQGDDYNHLLVLAESEEGYRNLVRITSEASLHGFYRKPRISKKYLAEHAAGLIGFSGCLAGEFCQNLMADNYQAARATAAQYQDIFGRGNFFLEIQDQGLELEKKIHADMFRLEKDLDIPLVATNDSHYLCEDDHHAHDVLLCVQTAGSIHDPKRFKFDSDQFYVKSAAEMERLFPHAPEVVSRTMQFAERCNLKLNKVDNPFPEFAVPPGHTIDSYFEHVCREGFKKRLDTAIRHLQDRGILRSPISDYEARLEREIGIIKQMKFSGYFLIVWDFIRYAKDHDIPVGPGRGSAAGSLVGYVMEITDIDPLQNVLLFERFLNPERVSMPDIDIDFCMNRRGEVIEYVTRKYGREQVAQIITFNTMAAKAAIKDVGRALDMPYGDVDRIAKMIPATIGVTIDQALTDSPQLQEAYEGNTQIRELIDTAKRLEGLVRGAGVHAAGVVIAPRPLTDLVPLSRSKNDEIVTAYDMKAVEKMGLLKMDFLGLTTLTVIDDCLKMIRKNRGETVDMAKVPLDDQETYERVFHRALTSGVFQFESGGMRDVLRRYKPTCVEDLTALNALYRPGPIQGGMIDDFIERKWGRRKVEYELPPLETILKETLGVIVYQEQVMQIANVLAGYSLGEADLLRRAMGKKNPEEMAKQRDRFVSGALEREFPKDKIVKIFDLMEQFAGYGFNKSHSAAYALLAYHTAWLKTHYPVEFMAALLTSEISKPENVVKYIQECREIEIPVEPPDVLFSDADFTPHGKSIRFGLTAIKNVGRNAIDSILDARGKLAAEGKSFQNFWEFCEKVDLRLMNKRVIESLIKAGALDSFGRRAQLMASVDKAIERAQKAQRDEAAGQSGLFGLFDADAPASASPADDLPNVPDWEEALRLQSEKEVLGFFVSGHPLDRYAEKLRNLPGIIDTATALEMKPAPPTGRRGQSNENEIAIAGMIVGLKVAKSKRSGDLYAQASLEDATGKIDLICFPRDYERLADSLKMEAPVVVRGALRAEEEAAPKLAISSIQALDDVKVKLPSNVRIRVQLDRISESTLEELHQLISAVPGPGKMMLNLEKKGEYCVVMEPEGFTVAADRAFIDQAELLLGRGSVQALD encoded by the coding sequence ATGGCTGAATTTACCCATCTGCACCTGCACACCGACTACTCCCTCCTCGACGGCGCCTGCGATGTTGAAAAGCTTGTCGGCCACGTCGCCAGTATCGGGCAAACCTCCGTCGCCATCACCGATCACGGCAACATCTACGGGGCGGTGCATTTCTTTGAAGCGGCTAAAAAGAAGGGCATCAAGCCCATCCTCGGCTGTGAGCTTTACATCTGCCAGAAAGAGGATCACCGCGCCGATCCGCAGGGCGATGACTACAACCACCTGCTGGTGCTCGCCGAGAGCGAAGAGGGCTACCGCAATCTCGTCCGCATCACCTCTGAGGCCTCGCTGCACGGCTTTTATCGCAAGCCGCGCATCAGCAAAAAATATCTTGCCGAGCACGCCGCGGGCCTCATCGGCTTCTCCGGCTGCCTCGCCGGTGAATTCTGCCAGAACCTCATGGCCGACAACTATCAGGCCGCCCGCGCCACCGCCGCGCAATATCAGGACATCTTCGGACGCGGCAACTTCTTCCTTGAAATTCAGGATCAGGGCCTCGAACTCGAAAAGAAGATCCACGCCGACATGTTCCGGCTCGAGAAGGATCTCGACATTCCGCTCGTCGCCACCAATGACAGCCACTATCTCTGCGAAGACGACCACCACGCGCATGACGTGCTGCTGTGCGTGCAGACGGCCGGGTCCATTCATGATCCCAAGCGCTTCAAGTTTGACTCTGACCAGTTCTACGTCAAGTCCGCTGCTGAAATGGAGCGCCTCTTTCCGCACGCGCCCGAGGTCGTCAGCCGCACCATGCAGTTTGCCGAGCGCTGCAACCTCAAGCTCAACAAGGTCGATAATCCCTTCCCGGAATTCGCCGTTCCGCCCGGCCACACCATTGACAGCTACTTTGAGCATGTCTGCCGCGAAGGCTTCAAAAAGCGTCTCGACACCGCCATTCGTCATCTTCAGGACCGCGGCATTCTCCGCAGCCCCATCAGCGATTACGAGGCCCGCTTAGAGCGCGAAATCGGCATCATCAAGCAGATGAAGTTCTCCGGCTACTTCCTCATCGTCTGGGACTTCATCCGCTACGCCAAGGACCACGACATTCCCGTCGGGCCGGGCCGTGGCTCCGCCGCCGGCTCGCTGGTCGGCTACGTCATGGAGATCACCGACATTGACCCGCTGCAGAACGTGCTCCTCTTTGAGCGCTTTCTCAATCCCGAGCGCGTCTCCATGCCTGATATCGACATCGACTTCTGCATGAACCGCCGCGGCGAGGTCATTGAATACGTGACCCGCAAGTATGGCCGCGAGCAGGTCGCGCAGATCATCACTTTCAACACCATGGCCGCCAAGGCCGCCATCAAAGACGTGGGCCGCGCCCTCGACATGCCCTACGGCGATGTGGACCGCATCGCCAAGATGATTCCGGCGACCATCGGCGTCACCATCGATCAGGCGCTCACTGATTCGCCGCAACTGCAGGAGGCCTACGAGGGCAACACGCAGATTCGCGAGCTGATCGACACCGCCAAGCGCCTCGAAGGCCTGGTGCGCGGCGCGGGCGTACACGCCGCCGGAGTGGTCATCGCGCCGCGCCCGCTCACCGATCTGGTGCCGCTCAGCCGCAGCAAAAACGACGAAATCGTCACCGCCTATGACATGAAGGCCGTCGAAAAGATGGGCCTGCTCAAAATGGACTTCCTCGGGCTCACGACGCTCACCGTCATTGATGACTGCCTGAAGATGATCCGCAAAAATCGCGGCGAGACGGTCGATATGGCCAAGGTGCCGCTCGACGATCAGGAGACCTACGAGCGCGTCTTCCATCGCGCGCTCACCTCGGGCGTCTTCCAGTTTGAGTCCGGCGGCATGCGCGACGTGCTGCGCCGCTACAAGCCCACCTGCGTCGAAGACCTCACCGCGCTCAACGCGCTCTACCGCCCCGGCCCGATCCAGGGCGGCATGATCGACGACTTCATCGAGCGCAAGTGGGGCCGCCGCAAGGTGGAGTATGAACTGCCGCCGCTTGAAACCATCCTCAAGGAGACGCTTGGCGTCATTGTCTACCAGGAGCAGGTGATGCAGATCGCCAACGTGCTCGCCGGCTACTCGCTCGGCGAGGCCGATCTGCTGCGCCGCGCCATGGGTAAGAAAAATCCCGAGGAGATGGCCAAGCAGCGCGACCGCTTCGTATCCGGTGCGCTCGAGCGCGAATTTCCCAAGGACAAGATCGTCAAGATCTTTGACCTCATGGAGCAGTTCGCCGGTTACGGCTTCAACAAGTCGCACTCGGCCGCCTACGCGCTGCTGGCCTATCACACGGCCTGGCTCAAGACACACTACCCGGTCGAGTTCATGGCGGCGCTGCTCACCTCTGAAATCTCGAAGCCTGAAAACGTGGTCAAGTACATTCAGGAATGCCGCGAAATCGAGATTCCCGTCGAGCCCCCCGACGTGCTCTTCAGCGATGCGGACTTCACGCCGCATGGCAAGTCCATTCGCTTTGGCCTCACGGCCATCAAGAACGTGGGCCGCAACGCGATTGACTCCATTCTCGATGCGCGCGGCAAACTCGCCGCCGAGGGCAAGTCTTTCCAGAACTTCTGGGAGTTCTGCGAAAAAGTCGATCTGCGCCTGATGAACAAGCGCGTCATCGAGTCGCTCATCAAGGCCGGGGCGCTCGACTCCTTTGGCCGCCGCGCGCAACTGATGGCCTCGGTGGACAAGGCCATTGAGCGCGCGCAAAAGGCGCAGCGCGATGAGGCCGCCGGCCAGAGCGGACTCTTCGGCCTCTTTGACGCCGATGCGCCGGCCTCCGCCTCGCCCGCTGACGACCTGCCCAACGTGCCCGACTGGGAAGAGGCGCTGCGCCTGCAATCGGAGAAGGAAGTGCTCGGCTTCTTCGTCTCCGGCCATCCGCTCGACCGCTATGCCGAGAAGCTGCGCAACCTGCCCGGCATCATCGACACGGCCACGGCGCTCGAGATGAAGCCCGCGCCCCCGACCGGCCGCCGCGGCCAGTCCAATGAAAACGAGATCGCCATCGCCGGCATGATCGTCGGCCTCAAGGTGGCCAAGTCGAAGCGCTCGGGCGACCTCTATGCACAGGCCTCGCTCGAAGATGCGACGGGCAAGATCGACCTCATCTGCTTCCCGCGCGATTATGAGCGCCTCGCGGACTCGCTCAAGATGGAAGCGCCCGTGGTGGTGCGCGGCGCGTTGCGTGCCGAGGAAGAGGCCGCGCCCAAGCTGGCTATCTCCTCCATTCAGGCGCTCGATGACGTCAAGGTCAAGCTGCCGTCCAACGTGCGCATTCGCGTGCAACTGGACCGTATCAGCGAGTCCACGCTGGAGGAGCTGCACCAGCTCATCTCCGCCGTGCCGGGGCCGGGCAAGATGATGCTCAACCTTGAGAAGAAGGGCGAATACTGTGTCGTGATGGAGCCGGAGGGCTTCACCGTCGCCGCTGACCGCGCCTTTATTGATCAGGCCGAACTGCTGCTGGGCCGAGGCAGCGTGCAGGCGCTGGACTAA
- a CDS encoding YceI family protein, with product MKFYRNLSVATMALLMGGAVAAYAQTTTYNIDPMHSEADFSILHMDLSHVHGQFSHITGTIVLDAKDMSKSSVQATIPIDTVDTGVSMRDKDLKGTEFFDAAKFPTMTFQSTSVTPDSDGYKVVGNLTLHGVTKPVTLQMDALGPAINMHGQMHRGFQATTSIDRKDFGLKWNGLLPNGDAMIGDNVKITLDVEAAAK from the coding sequence ATGAAGTTTTATCGCAATCTGAGCGTGGCCACGATGGCCCTGCTGATGGGCGGCGCGGTCGCCGCCTATGCCCAGACCACGACCTACAACATCGACCCCATGCATTCTGAGGCCGACTTCAGCATTCTGCACATGGACCTCTCGCACGTCCACGGGCAGTTCAGCCACATCACCGGCACCATCGTGCTTGACGCCAAGGACATGAGCAAGTCCTCAGTGCAGGCGACCATTCCCATCGACACCGTGGACACCGGCGTCTCCATGCGCGACAAGGATCTCAAGGGCACCGAATTCTTTGATGCCGCCAAGTTCCCCACCATGACCTTTCAGAGCACCAGCGTGACGCCCGACAGCGACGGCTACAAGGTGGTGGGCAACCTCACCCTGCACGGCGTGACCAAGCCGGTGACCCTGCAGATGGACGCGCTCGGGCCGGCCATCAACATGCACGGCCAGATGCATCGCGGTTTTCAGGCGACGACCAGCATCGACCGCAAGGACTTTGGCCTCAAGTGGAACGGCCTGCTGCCCAATGGCGACGCGATGATCGGCGACAACGTGAAGATCACGCTCGATGTGGAAGCCGCCGCGAAGTAA